A window of the Falco rusticolus isolate bFalRus1 chromosome 1, bFalRus1.pri, whole genome shotgun sequence genome harbors these coding sequences:
- the LUC7L3 gene encoding luc7-like protein 3 isoform X5 — protein sequence MISAAQLLDELMGRDRNLAPDEKRSNVRWDHESVCKYYLCGFCPAELFTNTRSDLGPCEKIHDENLRKQYEKSSRFMKVGYERDFLRYLQSLLAEVERRIRRGHARLALSQNQQSSGGAGPTGKNEEKIQVLTDKIDVLLQQIEELGSEGKVEEAQGMMKLVEQLKEERELLRSTTSTIESFAAQEKQMEVCEVCGAFLIVGDAQSRVDDHLMGKQHMGYAKIKATVEDLKEKLRKRTEEPDRDDRLKKEKQEREEREKEREREREERERKRRREEEEKEKERARDRERRKRSRSRSRHSSRTSDRRCSRSRDHKRSRSRERRRSRSRDRRRSRSHDRSERKHRSRSRDRRRSKSRDRKSYKHRSKSREREQDRKSKEKGQKIRLLD from the exons GTTTGTAAATACTACCTTTGTGGCTTTTGCCCAGCTGAATTATTTACGAATACCCGTTCTGATTTAG GTCCTTGTGAAAAAATTCACGATGAAAATCTACGTAAACA GTACGAAAAGAGCTCTCGTTTTATGAAAGTGGGCTATGAAAGAGACTTCTTACGCTATTTACAAAGCTTACTTGCAGAGGTAGAACGCAGGATTCGAAGAGGCCATGCTCGTTTGGCACTGTCACAGAATCAACAGTCTTCTGGG GGAGCGGGACCTACCGGTAAAAATGAAGAGAAGATTCAGGTGTTAACGGACAAAATTGATGTACTTCTACAACAG ATTGAAGAACTAGGTTCAGAAGGGAAGGTGGAAGAGGCACAAGGAATGATGAAACTTGTTGAACAgttaaaggaagagagagaattGCTGAGGTCTACAACTTCA acaATTGAGAGCTTTGCAGcccaagaaaagcaaatggaagtTTGTGAAGTTTGTGGAGCCTTTTTAATTGTAGGAGATGCACAGTCCAGGGTAGATGACCACTTGATGGGAAAGCAGCACATGGGTTATGCCAAAATAAAAGCTACTGTAGAAGACTTAAAA gaaaagttacgaaaaagaacagaagaaccTGACCGTGAtgacaggttaaaaaaagagaaacaagaacgagaagagagagagaaagagagggaacGGGAAAGAGAAGAGCGGGAAAGGAAGAGACGAcgtgaagaagaagaaaaggaaaaagagagggcTCGTGATAGGGAGAGACGTAAAAGGAGCCGTTCACGGAGTAGACATTCAAGCAGAACATCTGACAGAAGATGCAGCCGTTCACGAGATCACAAAAGAtcaagaagcagagaaagaaggcgaagcag GAGCCGTGACCgaagaagaagcagaagtcATGAtagatcagaaagaaaacataggTCTCGTAGTAGGGACAGAAGACGATCAAAAAGCCGCGATCGGAAATCCTAcaagcacagaagcaaaagcagagagagagaacaagacaggaagtcaaaagaaaaag GACAGAAGATAAGATTATTGGACTGA